The following are from one region of the Noviherbaspirillum sedimenti genome:
- a CDS encoding aldo/keto reductase translates to MRYSILGRSGLRVSKMCLGTMTFGPGSDWSRPEAESRAVFEAYAEAGGNFIDTANMYTGGESERIVGRLVASDRERFVVATKYANAVPGRNDANAAGMHRKSLTQSLDASLKRLELDYIDLYFVHWWDFTTPVEEVHRALDDAISAGKILHIGLSDVPAWVVSRAQAFHELRGLAPIACMQLEYSLVQRSIEREHLALANTYDIGVTAWSPMAGGILSGKYTRQNQHGGSVRLESMQLQELNARNRTIALAVDAVADRLDVASSQVALAWVMSRGVIPIAGATSVNQLRENIKASELVLDAATLRELDQASAFDLGHPYSMVDWEMQKALGYGGMFDQIDMPYFPSVR, encoded by the coding sequence ATGCGCTATTCGATCCTGGGACGGAGCGGATTACGGGTTTCAAAAATGTGCCTGGGCACGATGACTTTCGGGCCTGGAAGTGACTGGTCCCGCCCGGAAGCAGAATCGCGCGCGGTATTTGAAGCCTATGCCGAAGCTGGCGGAAATTTCATCGATACCGCCAACATGTACACCGGCGGCGAAAGCGAACGTATCGTTGGCCGGCTGGTGGCGAGCGATCGGGAGCGATTCGTGGTCGCCACCAAGTATGCCAATGCGGTGCCGGGAAGGAATGACGCCAATGCCGCAGGGATGCACCGCAAGAGCCTGACGCAGTCGCTCGATGCCAGTCTCAAGCGTCTTGAACTTGACTACATCGATCTCTATTTCGTCCACTGGTGGGATTTCACCACGCCGGTGGAAGAGGTCCATCGCGCGCTGGACGACGCGATCAGCGCCGGCAAGATCCTGCATATCGGTTTGTCGGATGTGCCGGCATGGGTTGTGTCGCGCGCCCAGGCGTTCCATGAGTTGCGCGGGCTTGCCCCGATCGCCTGCATGCAGCTTGAGTACAGCCTCGTGCAGCGGTCCATCGAGCGAGAGCACCTGGCTTTGGCCAACACCTATGACATCGGCGTGACTGCATGGTCGCCGATGGCAGGCGGCATTCTGAGCGGGAAGTACACCCGGCAAAATCAGCATGGCGGCTCTGTGCGGCTGGAGTCGATGCAGTTGCAGGAACTCAATGCACGCAACCGCACAATTGCGCTGGCGGTAGATGCTGTCGCGGATCGTCTTGACGTCGCCTCTTCGCAGGTGGCGCTGGCATGGGTGATGTCGCGCGGTGTCATCCCGATCGCCGGAGCGACATCGGTCAATCAATTGCGAGAAAACATCAAGGCAAGCGAACTGGTACTGGATGCGGCGACGTTGCGAGAGCTTGATCAGGCCAGCGCGTTTGATCTCGGCCATCCCTATTCGATGGTGGATTGGGAAATGCAGAAAGCGCTCGGCTATGGCGGCATGTTTGATCAGATCGATATGCCATATTTCCCGTCAGTTAGATAA
- the aldA gene encoding aldehyde dehydrogenase, which translates to MTNIVPEFKHFVAGSFASGYADSIKVYNPANGVLLGAIPDGDENLVNDAVAAARAAQDGWAARPANERGQYLRRMAKIVRENTSRLARVVATEQGKVLSLAEMEVFMAAEYLDYMAEWARRIEGEIISSDRARENIFLFRRPMGVVAAILPWNFPFFMIVRKAAPALVTGNTVVMKPSEETPYSAYEFAKIAAQVELPTGVFNLVGGLGQSVGQALVGHPGIDMVSFTGSSAAGSAIMANAARNITKVNLELGGKAPSIVLADANIDLAVTMLKVSKSINSGQACNSTERVFVERAIYAEFSDKLAAAVASISFGDPLGATPVDMGPLINRASVERIGQLVDDARANGAEILTGGSRGEIGDGCYFRPTVIANTNANMQILKREIFGPVILVEPVDDLDEAIKLANANEYGLSSSIFTSNLGSAMHAVNSLKYGETYVNRENFETIQGFHAGVRRSGIGGTDGKHGLYEYMHTQVAYIQN; encoded by the coding sequence ATGACAAACATTGTTCCTGAATTCAAACACTTTGTGGCCGGCAGCTTTGCGTCCGGATACGCCGACAGCATCAAGGTGTACAACCCTGCGAATGGCGTATTGCTCGGCGCGATACCGGATGGAGATGAAAATCTGGTCAATGATGCAGTCGCCGCGGCTCGTGCTGCCCAGGACGGCTGGGCAGCCAGGCCGGCCAATGAGCGTGGCCAGTATCTGCGCCGCATGGCTAAGATCGTTCGTGAAAATACTTCGCGCCTTGCGCGAGTCGTTGCAACAGAGCAGGGGAAAGTGCTGTCGCTGGCGGAAATGGAAGTTTTCATGGCCGCCGAATACCTGGACTACATGGCGGAATGGGCGAGGAGAATCGAGGGCGAAATTATCTCCAGCGATCGGGCGCGCGAAAACATTTTTCTGTTTCGCCGGCCGATGGGGGTTGTCGCGGCGATCTTGCCATGGAATTTCCCATTCTTCATGATCGTCCGAAAAGCGGCGCCGGCGCTTGTCACGGGCAATACGGTCGTGATGAAGCCCAGCGAGGAAACGCCTTATAGCGCCTACGAATTCGCCAAAATCGCCGCCCAGGTCGAGTTGCCGACCGGCGTATTCAATCTGGTGGGCGGATTGGGCCAGAGCGTCGGACAGGCGCTGGTGGGACACCCCGGGATCGACATGGTCAGCTTCACCGGCAGTTCGGCAGCCGGCTCGGCGATCATGGCAAATGCCGCGCGCAACATCACCAAGGTCAATCTTGAACTTGGCGGCAAGGCACCCTCGATCGTACTGGCCGATGCCAATATCGATCTTGCCGTGACGATGCTGAAGGTATCCAAGTCCATCAATAGCGGGCAAGCCTGCAACTCTACCGAGCGGGTTTTTGTCGAGCGCGCCATATACGCCGAGTTCAGCGACAAACTCGCGGCCGCGGTGGCATCGATCAGTTTCGGCGATCCGCTGGGAGCCACTCCAGTCGACATGGGACCCCTGATCAATCGCGCCAGTGTCGAAAGGATCGGCCAGCTGGTGGATGATGCCAGGGCAAACGGCGCCGAGATACTGACTGGCGGCAGTCGTGGCGAAATCGGCGATGGCTGCTATTTCAGGCCGACCGTCATTGCCAACACCAATGCAAACATGCAGATTCTGAAACGTGAAATATTCGGCCCGGTGATCCTGGTCGAGCCGGTCGATGATCTCGATGAGGCGATCAAATTGGCCAATGCGAACGAGTACGGCCTGAGTTCATCGATTTTCACCAGCAATCTCGGCTCGGCCATGCATGCGGTCAATTCCCTGAAATACGGTGAAACCTACGTCAACCGGGAAAATTTCGAGACGATCCAGGGCTTCCATGCAGGCGTGCGGCGTTCGGGTATCGGCGGCACAGACGGCAAGCATGGCTTGTATGAATACATGCATACCCAGGTGGCATACATTCAGAATTGA